One window of the Runella slithyformis DSM 19594 genome contains the following:
- a CDS encoding helix-turn-helix domain-containing protein: MKSVGIKIRKLRELQDLTQEYIATKLGMSQTNYGKIERGGSGYYLLKPQKNSRVSQH, encoded by the coding sequence ATGAAATCGGTAGGAATAAAAATTCGCAAACTGCGCGAACTTCAGGATTTAACCCAAGAATATATAGCTACCAAGTTGGGTATGTCACAGACAAACTATGGCAAAATAGAGCGGGGGGGAAGTGGATATTACCTACTCAAACCTCAAAAAAATAGCAGAGTGTCTCAACATTGA
- a CDS encoding helix-turn-helix domain-containing protein codes for MAIIINLDVVMAKRKMSLNELALRVGITNVNLSILKTGKAKGVRFDTLEAICHALECQPGDILEYIPEVTVNIP; via the coding sequence ATGGCCATCATTATTAACCTGGACGTCGTAATGGCTAAACGGAAGATGTCACTCAATGAGTTGGCGCTCCGCGTAGGAATCACAAACGTCAACCTCTCGATTCTCAAAACCGGCAAAGCCAAAGGGGTACGTTTTGATACGTTGGAAGCGATTTGCCACGCTTTGGAATGCCAACCCGGCGATATTTTGGAATATATACCCGAAGTAACGGTCAACATCCCATAA
- a CDS encoding IS5 family transposase, with product MGLKVYGEGEWKVRKHGADQRRTWRKLHLVADEATNTIHAVELTTHSISDAEMIKPLLADIEWPIAKLRADGAYDQVKVFDELEKHWIQPVIPPRSNAVIWTSENGNDLIHPRNEAVRQIRLVGIAAWKQQIGYHRRSKAETAMFRWKMIFGERLSARLVTNQQTEAQIKATCLNRFTRLGMPKTVKRLPT from the coding sequence ATGGGATTAAAAGTCTATGGCGAGGGTGAGTGGAAGGTACGCAAGCATGGAGCTGATCAACGGCGTACCTGGCGTAAACTGCATTTAGTAGCCGATGAAGCTACTAATACCATCCACGCTGTTGAGTTGACAACTCATTCCATCAGTGATGCTGAGATGATTAAGCCCTTACTGGCTGATATTGAATGGCCTATCGCTAAACTAAGGGCAGATGGAGCTTATGACCAAGTCAAAGTTTTTGACGAGTTAGAAAAGCACTGGATTCAGCCTGTGATACCGCCCCGATCCAACGCAGTCATCTGGACCAGTGAAAACGGAAATGATTTAATACACCCTCGTAATGAGGCCGTTCGTCAGATTCGTTTGGTGGGTATAGCAGCATGGAAACAGCAAATTGGCTACCATCGCCGGAGCAAAGCCGAGACGGCTATGTTTCGTTGGAAGATGATTTTCGGTGAACGGTTGTCGGCTCGATTGGTAACTAATCAACAGACCGAAGCCCAAATCAAAGCCACTTGCTTAAACCGATTCACCAGATTGGGTATGCCTAAGACAGTCAAACGGTTGCCAACATAA
- a CDS encoding helix-turn-helix transcriptional regulator, whose product MPVPIRIDFFAIVILLGVVQGLLLGGLFLTGIRAKALSNRMMGWTMLAFSAAIFEVFLCYSNYQFRTLWADNYAEPTNFLLAMLPYFFGYTRLHGHLPKGWRWHLVPFVFWCFYSVFWQFQSYDYKYNSYLDAWHPELPFRPFTYWLPEDPLHLRDHINDLTLVSMAVYIYLSLREIYRALKNNHLPFFTFQRVEPLTQLRNYNVLICLFPVVFVVVKLMFQQDLGDYVLGSLATFYIYLTSYLVMNHSVLFRVESTTVSENKKKYEKSSLSDDYGEQILQRLQAYLQEEKPYLENNITLPKLAQRLSVSQHHLSQVLNDRLNQSFFDLMASYRIEEAKKMLTDKAFAHLKIEEIAERVGYNSTSAFHTAFKRITGKTPAQFRGNA is encoded by the coding sequence ATGCCGGTCCCCATTCGCATTGATTTTTTCGCCATTGTGATCCTGTTGGGTGTGGTGCAGGGCCTCCTGCTCGGAGGGCTTTTTTTGACCGGCATACGGGCTAAAGCATTGTCCAACCGAATGATGGGTTGGACAATGCTTGCCTTTTCGGCGGCGATCTTTGAAGTGTTTTTGTGTTATTCCAATTATCAGTTCCGCACGCTGTGGGCCGATAATTATGCTGAGCCGACCAACTTCCTGCTGGCGATGCTGCCTTACTTTTTTGGCTATACCCGCCTGCACGGCCACCTGCCCAAGGGGTGGCGTTGGCATTTGGTACCCTTTGTTTTTTGGTGCTTCTATTCGGTATTCTGGCAATTTCAATCGTATGATTATAAATACAATTCCTACCTCGACGCCTGGCATCCGGAGTTGCCTTTTCGCCCGTTTACGTATTGGCTTCCTGAGGACCCGCTGCATCTGCGCGACCACATCAATGACCTGACATTGGTAAGCATGGCGGTATACATCTACCTGTCGTTGAGAGAGATATACCGCGCCTTAAAAAATAATCATCTCCCTTTCTTTACGTTTCAACGGGTAGAACCCCTGACCCAACTGCGCAACTACAATGTACTTATCTGCTTATTTCCGGTGGTGTTCGTGGTCGTAAAACTGATGTTTCAACAGGATCTTGGTGATTATGTATTGGGTAGTTTGGCCACATTTTACATTTATCTGACAAGCTATTTGGTCATGAATCATTCGGTATTGTTCAGGGTGGAATCGACGACCGTTTCGGAAAACAAAAAAAAATACGAAAAGTCTTCGTTGTCAGATGATTATGGCGAGCAGATCCTGCAACGTCTTCAAGCCTACTTGCAGGAAGAAAAACCCTACCTCGAAAACAACATAACGTTGCCTAAGTTGGCCCAACGTCTGTCGGTCTCGCAGCATCATTTGTCGCAGGTTCTGAACGACCGCCTGAATCAGTCTTTTTTCGACCTGATGGCATCGTACCGCATAGAGGAAGCCAAAAAGATGCTGACTGACAAGGCTTTTGCGCATTTAAAAATCGAAGAGATCGCTGAGCGAGTCGGTTATAATTCTACATCCGCGTTTCATACGGCGTTCAAGCGCATTACGGGTAAAACCCCCGCACAATTTCGAGGTAATGCTTAA
- a CDS encoding glycoside hydrolase family 25 protein, with translation MARRVSAYSSSPPRKPALPPLGWAIIAAVVLLIGGGIWYINRLNTNDWRHVSKIGIRLPFKYAIHGIDVSKHNGRINWPALRQMRFEDLRLQFAFIKATEGTSLTDKDFKENWKQADAVGLYRGAYHFYIPWKAPQPQFENFKRSVKLEKGDLPPVLDFEIGTNAFTREQVIENLKTWLTLAEDYYGVRPIIYTNADFYRRYIKDNFVGYPLWIADYSGWTLNRYDDAVIHFWQHSKSGYTDGIRGPVDYNVFLGEVDDLKAMCVK, from the coding sequence ATGGCACGTCGAGTTTCTGCTTACTCTTCTTCTCCTCCTCGTAAACCGGCATTGCCTCCCCTCGGGTGGGCCATTATTGCGGCCGTTGTTCTGCTCATCGGAGGCGGTATCTGGTACATTAATCGCCTGAACACCAATGATTGGCGGCATGTTTCTAAAATCGGTATCCGCTTACCGTTCAAATATGCTATTCACGGCATAGATGTGTCAAAGCATAATGGCCGAATTAACTGGCCGGCGTTACGACAAATGCGTTTTGAAGATCTGCGACTGCAGTTTGCGTTTATTAAAGCCACGGAAGGTACGTCATTGACCGATAAAGACTTTAAAGAAAACTGGAAACAGGCCGATGCGGTGGGATTGTACCGGGGGGCGTATCATTTCTACATTCCCTGGAAAGCGCCGCAACCTCAATTTGAGAATTTCAAACGATCGGTTAAATTGGAAAAAGGGGATTTGCCACCGGTGCTGGATTTTGAAATTGGCACTAATGCATTCACCAGAGAACAGGTGATCGAAAACCTAAAGACGTGGCTGACCTTGGCCGAAGACTACTACGGGGTGCGGCCCATTATTTACACCAACGCCGATTTTTATCGCCGCTATATCAAAGATAATTTTGTAGGGTACCCGCTCTGGATCGCTGATTATTCGGGTTGGACACTCAATCGGTACGATGATGCCGTCATTCATTTTTGGCAGCACTCCAAAAGTGGCTATACCGATGGCATTCGAGGTCCCGTGGATTACAATGTCTTTCTGGGCGAAGTGGATGACCTGAAAGCAATGTGTGTGAAATAA
- a CDS encoding TolB family protein translates to MRIKSFLLILCLFSFTAFSQSGEEKHLKNVKQLTFGGDNAEAYFSFNDQYVSFQSNNPKWGLQCDQIFYLDVNKGLANPDERPPFISTGKGRTTCSYFMPGDKQILFASTHVGNDSCPPPVKAYLNKYLWAVYDSYDIFVSDLNGKIVKQLTAEKGYDAEATISPKGDKIVFTSTRDGDLDLYTMDIDGKNVKRVTNLLGYDGGAFFSPDGKKLVFRASRPKTDEEVAEYKKLLSLGLVAPTDMEIYTCNVDGSDLRQVTKLGKANWAPYFTPKGDKIIFSSNHHSQRGYDFQLYTINLDGTGVERVTNNSIFNAFPMFSHDGKKLIFSSNRNNAPGSRDTNLYIADWVD, encoded by the coding sequence ATGAGAATCAAATCTTTCCTTCTTATCCTTTGTCTATTCTCGTTCACTGCTTTCTCGCAATCAGGCGAAGAAAAGCATTTGAAGAATGTAAAGCAGCTTACTTTTGGCGGCGACAATGCCGAAGCCTATTTCAGTTTCAACGACCAATACGTCAGCTTTCAGTCCAACAACCCGAAATGGGGACTGCAATGCGATCAAATTTTTTATTTGGATGTCAATAAAGGCTTAGCCAATCCCGACGAGCGCCCGCCGTTTATCAGCACGGGCAAAGGCCGCACGACCTGCTCGTACTTCATGCCGGGCGACAAACAGATTCTTTTTGCCAGTACGCACGTTGGTAACGATTCGTGTCCACCGCCGGTCAAAGCGTATCTGAACAAATACCTATGGGCGGTGTATGATTCATACGACATTTTCGTCTCTGACCTGAATGGAAAGATTGTGAAGCAATTGACCGCCGAAAAAGGCTACGACGCCGAAGCGACAATTTCTCCCAAAGGTGACAAAATCGTATTTACCTCCACCCGCGACGGTGACCTTGATCTGTACACCATGGACATTGACGGTAAGAATGTGAAGCGAGTGACCAACCTATTAGGTTACGACGGGGGTGCATTTTTCTCGCCCGATGGCAAAAAATTAGTATTCCGTGCCTCACGTCCCAAAACCGACGAAGAAGTGGCCGAATACAAAAAATTGCTTTCCCTGGGATTGGTCGCACCCACGGATATGGAAATTTACACCTGCAATGTAGACGGTTCTGACCTGCGTCAGGTGACTAAATTGGGTAAAGCCAACTGGGCTCCTTACTTTACACCCAAAGGCGATAAAATTATTTTCTCGTCCAATCACCACTCGCAACGCGGCTATGACTTTCAACTGTACACTATAAATCTGGACGGTACGGGGGTAGAGCGCGTAACCAACAACAGCATTTTCAATGCGTTTCCGATGTTTTCGCACGACGGGAAGAAGCTCATTTTCAGCTCTAACCGCAACAACGCTCCCGGCTCACGTGACACCAATCTGTACATTGCCGATTGGGTAGATTAA
- a CDS encoding YqjF family protein: protein MLTSFLTAEWRKLAMVNYTVAPELLLPFVPKHTELDLFEGQCFVSLIGFLFDKVSLLGVPIPFHTTFEEVNLRFYVKHRGEDGQWKRGVTFVKEIVPKYAVSWVANAVYHEPYVTMPMRHQWETLNGQLSVSYEWKLNQWHRMQLIANAGSVPMIEGSLEEFITEHYWGYTKYNESSTFEYGVEHPRWEIYPVKAHTVEVDFERVYGSRFGFLSNQSPHSALLAEGSAIVVKSAKKL, encoded by the coding sequence ATGCTTACGTCTTTCCTTACTGCCGAATGGCGCAAATTGGCGATGGTCAATTATACCGTTGCTCCTGAATTACTGCTGCCTTTCGTTCCCAAGCATACCGAACTTGATCTGTTTGAAGGCCAATGCTTTGTGAGTTTGATCGGGTTTTTATTCGATAAGGTCAGTTTGTTGGGAGTACCGATTCCGTTTCATACAACCTTTGAAGAAGTCAATCTGCGGTTTTATGTCAAACACCGAGGAGAAGATGGCCAATGGAAACGCGGCGTCACGTTTGTGAAGGAAATCGTTCCGAAATATGCGGTCAGTTGGGTAGCCAATGCTGTCTATCATGAACCTTATGTCACCATGCCCATGCGGCATCAATGGGAAACACTCAACGGGCAATTGAGTGTAAGTTATGAATGGAAGCTTAACCAATGGCACCGTATGCAACTTATCGCAAACGCCGGTTCCGTCCCAATGATCGAAGGGAGTTTGGAAGAATTCATTACCGAACATTATTGGGGATACACGAAATACAATGAATCTTCGACGTTTGAATACGGCGTGGAGCATCCGCGCTGGGAGATCTATCCCGTCAAAGCGCATACTGTGGAAGTGGATTTTGAAAGAGTATACGGAAGCAGATTTGGTTTTCTTTCCAACCAATCTCCTCACTCGGCATTGCTGGCCGAAGGCTCGGCCATTGTGGTTAAATCAGCGAAAAAACTGTAA
- a CDS encoding lycopene cyclase family protein, with translation MQKYDYIIAGGGLAGLSLAYYMNQTVLREKSILIIDQDTKTKNDRTWCFWEKDNQSPFDQIVHRSWQKVFFHGTNFSGTLNLGDYHYKWLRGIDFYHFVKTDLAKNPNILFVNERIERLKDTPDGGFIITDQNQYLGEYVFDSTKPLKMDLEDSHNMLQHFKGWEIVADRPVFDTDCPTMMDYRVEQRGVGVRFMYVLPESSTKAMIEYTVFSDSLLSPTEYDAELHKYIKEFLKIENFTVEHEEFGVIPMTDEPITTHSGEHIIQIGTSGGYVKSSSGYAFQRTQRYTQALVKTLVTIGKPLHPKKTFNKKFKELLDSTLLNVLLKDRALGKDVFTALYKKNPTPRLFAFLDEDTTLMEDLKIMSSVPLWAFTKGIVDALRKRI, from the coding sequence ATGCAGAAATATGACTACATCATAGCGGGCGGCGGATTGGCAGGGTTGAGTTTGGCCTATTATATGAACCAGACCGTACTGCGCGAAAAATCCATTCTCATCATTGACCAGGACACCAAGACCAAAAATGACCGGACTTGGTGTTTTTGGGAAAAAGATAATCAGAGCCCGTTTGACCAAATTGTCCATCGTAGCTGGCAAAAAGTCTTTTTTCACGGCACTAACTTCTCCGGCACCCTTAATCTGGGCGATTATCATTATAAATGGCTTCGCGGCATCGACTTCTACCATTTTGTTAAAACAGACTTAGCCAAAAACCCAAATATCCTTTTTGTCAACGAACGTATTGAGCGGCTGAAAGATACGCCCGACGGCGGCTTTATCATCACCGACCAAAATCAGTACCTGGGAGAATACGTTTTTGACAGCACCAAGCCCCTTAAAATGGATTTGGAAGATAGCCACAACATGCTCCAGCATTTTAAAGGCTGGGAAATCGTAGCTGACAGACCCGTTTTTGATACAGATTGTCCCACCATGATGGACTATCGAGTAGAGCAGCGTGGGGTCGGCGTACGATTTATGTATGTATTGCCCGAAAGCTCGACGAAAGCCATGATTGAGTATACCGTTTTCTCAGACAGTCTGCTCTCCCCTACCGAATACGATGCTGAACTTCACAAATACATTAAGGAGTTTTTGAAGATTGAAAATTTTACCGTTGAGCACGAAGAATTCGGCGTGATTCCCATGACCGACGAGCCCATTACGACTCATTCCGGTGAGCACATCATACAAATCGGCACATCGGGCGGCTACGTAAAATCATCGTCGGGATATGCTTTCCAGCGGACGCAGCGGTATACGCAGGCATTAGTTAAAACACTGGTAACCATCGGCAAGCCGCTACACCCCAAAAAGACGTTCAACAAAAAATTCAAGGAGCTTTTAGACAGTACATTATTGAATGTTTTGTTGAAAGATCGCGCGTTGGGAAAAGACGTATTTACGGCCCTCTACAAAAAAAATCCCACACCGCGTCTTTTCGCTTTTTTAGACGAAGACACGACCCTGATGGAAGACCTTAAAATTATGTCAAGCGTGCCGCTTTGGGCGTTTACCAAAGGCATTGTCGACGCCTTACGCAAACGGATCTAA
- a CDS encoding GNAT family N-acetyltransferase: MNVKVQKTTLATIKPFRSLFLQEINVQIRYNACHERGWSDSYQLSIDQQMVGYGSVKGQEISDRDTVFEFYVLPAFRRYTTPLFEELLKVSKATYLECQSNDAHWSSLVYEFSQNINADTILFEDQCVTDWVMPDVQFRPRRDDEPHIEGAGAYVLERAGRIVATGGIMLHYNIPFADLFMEVDKDCRENGLGSYLLQELKRECYQQGRVPAARCSIANKASKATLLKAGFKVAGFMLLGTVKG, from the coding sequence ATGAACGTTAAAGTGCAAAAAACCACTCTTGCCACCATTAAGCCCTTTCGCAGCCTGTTTCTTCAGGAAATCAATGTTCAGATCAGGTATAACGCCTGCCACGAGCGCGGATGGAGTGATTCCTATCAATTGAGCATCGATCAGCAAATGGTGGGTTATGGCTCCGTCAAAGGGCAGGAAATCTCGGACAGAGACACCGTTTTTGAATTTTACGTACTTCCTGCTTTTCGAAGGTATACCACCCCACTGTTTGAAGAATTGCTGAAAGTCTCAAAAGCCACTTACCTCGAATGCCAAAGCAACGATGCCCACTGGAGCTCGTTGGTGTACGAATTTTCCCAAAACATCAATGCCGACACCATCCTCTTTGAAGATCAATGTGTGACGGATTGGGTTATGCCCGACGTACAGTTTCGACCCCGCAGAGACGATGAACCACACATTGAGGGTGCCGGTGCCTATGTGCTGGAGCGTGCCGGCCGAATCGTAGCCACGGGCGGTATCATGCTGCATTACAATATCCCGTTTGCCGATCTGTTCATGGAAGTGGATAAAGATTGTCGGGAAAATGGCTTGGGCAGCTACCTGCTGCAGGAATTGAAAAGAGAATGTTATCAACAGGGCAGAGTACCGGCCGCCCGGTGTTCCATTGCCAATAAAGCGTCAAAAGCTACCCTGCTCAAAGCAGGCTTTAAAGTGGCGGGGTTTATGCTGTTGGGCACCGTAAAAGGTTAA
- a CDS encoding transposase, whose amino-acid sequence MTQWYYQGPRTRGGLLRYSDQCIQAALALKAAFRLAFRQTQGLIQSLLAIMKIDIQVPSYSQLCRRQAHLQAFHTPQKPTDNQVKPIHGIKSLWRG is encoded by the coding sequence TTGACTCAATGGTACTATCAAGGACCTCGTACTCGCGGCGGGCTATTGCGCTATTCAGATCAATGTATCCAAGCAGCCTTGGCTCTTAAAGCGGCCTTCCGGCTGGCCTTTCGACAAACACAAGGGTTGATTCAGAGTTTATTAGCGATTATGAAGATTGACATTCAAGTACCCAGCTACAGTCAGCTTTGTAGGCGACAGGCTCACCTACAGGCCTTCCATACCCCTCAAAAACCTACTGATAACCAAGTCAAACCGATTCATGGGATTAAAAGTCTATGGCGAGGGTGA
- the pgi gene encoding glucose-6-phosphate isomerase, with product MLQAIPFDQTAAYRKLKTHHKTLSKKHLKELFAEDPNRFKKFSIRLGDIIVDYSKNRINGRTLAYLCDLARECQLSEAIEKMFTGDTINATEKRSVLHVALRNRSNTPVLVDGKDVMPDVNEVLDKMKGFSEKVRGGEWKGFSGKKITDLVNIGIGGSDLGPVMVTEALKAYGKKGLNVHYVSNVDGTHIAETLTELNPETTLFMIASKTFTTQETMANAHTARRWFLETAKDSGHVAKHFVAISTNRSEVEKFGIDPDNMFGFWDWVGGRYSLWSAIGLSIACYIGFSNFEQLLAGAHDMDNHFRSARFEKNIPVVLALLGIWYNNFFDADTQAILPYDQYLHRFAAYFQQGDMESNGKNVTRGGEKVTYQTGPIIWGEPGTNGQHAFYQLIHQGTKLIPADFIAPALSHNPIGEHHKMLLSNFFAQTEALMNGKTYEEAADELRKAGKSEEEIAFLAPFKVFEGNRPTNSILAKKITPRVLGSLIAMYEHKIFVQGVIWNIFSFDQWGVELGKQLANQIYPELQNDWPIDAHDSSTNGLINQYKRWR from the coding sequence ATGTTACAAGCCATTCCTTTTGATCAGACGGCTGCTTACCGCAAGCTTAAAACCCACCACAAGACCCTCAGCAAAAAGCATTTAAAAGAGCTTTTTGCCGAAGATCCCAACCGTTTTAAGAAGTTTTCCATTCGTTTGGGCGATATCATTGTAGACTATTCCAAGAACCGTATCAACGGACGGACATTGGCGTATCTCTGCGATCTGGCGCGGGAATGCCAACTGAGTGAGGCCATTGAAAAGATGTTTACGGGCGATACCATCAACGCCACCGAAAAACGCTCCGTGCTGCATGTGGCCCTCCGCAACCGCTCCAATACGCCGGTGCTCGTGGATGGCAAAGACGTAATGCCCGATGTGAATGAAGTGTTGGACAAAATGAAGGGGTTTTCGGAAAAAGTACGCGGTGGCGAATGGAAAGGTTTTTCAGGAAAGAAAATTACGGATTTGGTCAATATCGGCATCGGAGGCTCTGATCTGGGTCCCGTGATGGTGACGGAAGCCCTGAAAGCCTACGGCAAAAAAGGCTTAAATGTGCATTATGTATCCAACGTAGACGGTACGCACATAGCCGAAACGCTCACGGAATTGAATCCTGAAACGACGTTGTTCATGATCGCGTCCAAGACCTTTACGACGCAGGAAACCATGGCCAACGCGCACACGGCGCGCCGCTGGTTTTTGGAAACAGCCAAGGATAGCGGGCACGTAGCCAAGCACTTTGTGGCCATATCCACCAACCGCTCCGAAGTGGAAAAATTCGGCATTGACCCCGATAATATGTTTGGTTTTTGGGATTGGGTCGGCGGGCGTTATTCGTTGTGGTCGGCCATTGGCCTGTCGATCGCCTGCTATATCGGTTTCTCCAATTTTGAACAGCTTTTGGCGGGTGCACACGACATGGACAATCACTTCCGTTCCGCCCGTTTTGAAAAGAATATTCCCGTTGTTTTGGCCTTGCTGGGTATTTGGTATAACAATTTCTTTGATGCCGATACGCAGGCTATTTTGCCTTACGACCAATATTTACACCGTTTTGCGGCTTATTTCCAGCAGGGAGACATGGAGTCAAACGGAAAGAACGTGACGCGGGGAGGGGAGAAGGTCACCTATCAAACCGGGCCTATCATCTGGGGAGAGCCCGGCACCAACGGTCAACACGCTTTTTATCAGTTGATCCATCAGGGAACGAAGCTCATTCCTGCCGATTTTATTGCGCCGGCACTGAGTCATAATCCCATCGGTGAGCATCACAAAATGCTGCTTTCCAACTTCTTTGCCCAAACTGAGGCCCTCATGAACGGCAAGACCTACGAAGAAGCGGCCGATGAGCTCCGTAAAGCGGGAAAATCAGAAGAAGAAATTGCGTTTTTGGCGCCTTTCAAAGTGTTTGAAGGCAACCGCCCCACCAATTCCATCTTAGCCAAAAAAATCACACCGAGGGTATTGGGAAGTCTGATCGCGATGTATGAGCATAAGATATTTGTGCAGGGTGTTATCTGGAATATATTCAGTTTTGATCAGTGGGGTGTGGAGTTAGGTAAGCAACTCGCCAACCAAATCTACCCCGAGCTGCAGAACGATTGGCCCATCGACGCCCACGACAGCAGCACCAATGGGCTCATCAACCAGTATAAACGCTGGAGATAG
- a CDS encoding acyltransferase family protein: protein MKTQTTLPLPEASTASGRRYDLDWLRVICIVILLYYHVGMIYVPWEWHIKSEEKSEVMRWVMIWLHYWRMPLLFFISGAGTYFALKKRTYGGYARERVTRLFVPLIFGMFVIVPPQIYYERLFNGVQFNGYADFYRSVFEFVPYPKGSFSWHHLWFVAYLFLFSLISIPLFRWLKAGSGLKFMQWTERLVSRKGGALWYALVLTLSQVILQPFYPDETHALIDDWAYFTFNLLLFWGGYVLVSRPVLWQVMTDQRRIYGIATLISTLILYGLYIAVRFIYPAWDDVTWFDVVWDINSFCLTWFSVLASIAYGHRYLNRPHPILPKLNEGVYPFYILHQTVIVAIGYYLLKVNLGVWGGFWAISTLSFALSAGLYWFVIKRVKILRLVFGLK from the coding sequence ATGAAAACACAAACAACGTTACCTTTACCGGAAGCTTCTACGGCTTCCGGCCGCCGTTATGACCTCGATTGGCTGCGGGTGATCTGTATCGTAATTTTGCTCTATTATCACGTCGGTATGATCTATGTGCCGTGGGAGTGGCACATCAAAAGTGAAGAAAAAAGTGAGGTCATGCGTTGGGTGATGATATGGCTGCATTACTGGCGCATGCCGTTACTGTTCTTCATCTCCGGAGCAGGGACGTATTTTGCCCTCAAAAAACGAACGTATGGCGGCTATGCCCGTGAGCGAGTTACGCGTCTGTTTGTGCCGTTGATCTTCGGGATGTTTGTCATTGTACCGCCGCAGATCTATTATGAGCGTCTGTTCAATGGTGTTCAGTTCAACGGCTATGCCGATTTTTACCGAAGCGTTTTTGAGTTTGTTCCTTATCCCAAAGGCAGTTTCAGTTGGCATCACCTGTGGTTTGTGGCTTATCTGTTTCTGTTTTCGTTAATCAGCATTCCGTTGTTTCGTTGGCTCAAAGCCGGTAGCGGGCTGAAGTTCATGCAGTGGACAGAGCGCTTGGTGTCCCGTAAAGGCGGTGCGCTGTGGTATGCATTGGTGCTGACCCTCAGCCAGGTGATTCTTCAACCTTTTTATCCCGATGAGACCCACGCCCTCATCGACGATTGGGCCTATTTTACCTTCAATCTCCTGCTGTTTTGGGGAGGATATGTGTTGGTCAGTCGCCCGGTATTGTGGCAGGTCATGACCGACCAACGTCGTATTTACGGCATTGCCACGCTGATTTCGACGCTCATTCTGTACGGACTGTATATCGCAGTACGCTTCATCTATCCCGCTTGGGATGATGTCACATGGTTTGATGTGGTGTGGGATATAAATTCTTTTTGCCTGACCTGGTTTTCGGTCCTGGCTTCCATTGCCTATGGACACCGGTACCTCAACCGCCCGCATCCGATTTTACCAAAACTCAATGAGGGGGTTTATCCTTTTTATATTTTACACCAAACCGTCATCGTGGCCATCGGGTATTATCTGCTCAAAGTCAACCTTGGCGTTTGGGGTGGTTTTTGGGCCATCAGCACCCTGTCGTTTGCCCTGAGTGCGGGCCTTTATTGGTTCGTTATCAAACGAGTAAAAATCCTGCGTTTGGTCTTTGGATTAAAATAA
- a CDS encoding 6-phosphogluconolactonase, with protein MNYHVFPTYEALSTHAAMFVLAHVRHNPQATICVASGETPLLTFQKIVENAQPGDFDKVTFVALDEWVGIAPDNAGSCRSYIDGPLIKPLGITPDRVSFFDSLAPDLEAECQRVNDFIESRGGLDIIMVGIGMNGHLGLNEPGSSFDSYAHVSELEEVTASVGQKYFQSETPLTLGITVGLKHFLEARTAIVLANGPRKKDIVKRVLEEPISESLPASALKLHANGHLWVDVAADPT; from the coding sequence ATGAATTACCACGTATTTCCCACGTACGAAGCGCTTTCCACACACGCGGCTATGTTTGTATTGGCGCACGTTCGCCACAATCCGCAGGCCACCATTTGCGTTGCTTCGGGCGAGACACCCCTCTTGACTTTTCAGAAAATCGTAGAAAATGCGCAGCCCGGCGACTTTGACAAAGTAACCTTTGTGGCACTGGATGAATGGGTGGGCATTGCTCCCGACAACGCCGGCAGCTGCCGCTCCTACATTGACGGACCATTGATAAAACCCTTGGGCATCACTCCCGATCGCGTTTCTTTTTTTGACAGTTTAGCCCCCGATTTGGAAGCGGAATGTCAACGCGTCAATGACTTCATTGAAAGTCGGGGAGGCCTGGATATTATCATGGTGGGTATCGGAATGAACGGGCACCTGGGATTAAACGAGCCCGGAAGTTCTTTCGATTCTTACGCGCATGTGTCGGAGCTGGAAGAGGTAACGGCTTCGGTGGGGCAAAAATATTTTCAGTCAGAAACTCCGCTTACGCTGGGGATCACGGTGGGCCTGAAGCATTTTTTAGAAGCAAGAACCGCAATCGTATTGGCCAACGGCCCGCGAAAAAAGGATATTGTCAAACGAGTGCTGGAAGAACCCATCAGTGAAAGCCTGCCCGCTTCGGCGCTGAAACTCCACGCTAACGGTCATTTGTGGGTAGATGTAGCGGCTGACCCCACTTAG